In Chloroflexota bacterium, a single genomic region encodes these proteins:
- the rplL gene encoding 50S ribosomal protein L7/L12: protein MTKEEVIQAIEQMTVLELSELVKALEQRFGVTAAPVATAAATVGPAAAAAPTAPPVEEQVEFTVILKEIGPNKINVIKAVREINPALGLKEAKDLVEAAPKPVKEGVNKQEAETLKSKLEAAGAVVEVK, encoded by the coding sequence ATGACTAAGGAAGAAGTAATCCAGGCCATCGAGCAGATGACCGTCCTTGAGCTCTCCGAATTGGTGAAGGCACTGGAACAAAGGTTTGGGGTGACCGCTGCTCCTGTGGCTACAGCCGCAGCCACAGTGGGGCCCGCGGCCGCTGCGGCCCCCACGGCTCCCCCAGTAGAGGAACAAGTAGAATTCACTGTCATCCTCAAGGAGATCGGGCCCAATAAGATCAACGTGATTAAAGCGGTGCGGGAAATAAATCCCGCCCTGGGGCTGAAAGAAGCCAAGGATCTCGTGGAGGCTGCACCCAAACCAGTGAAGGAGGGCGTGAACAAGCAAGAGGCTGAGACGCTGAAGAGCAAACTTGAAGCAGCGGGTGCAGTTGTCGAGGTGAAGTAG